A region from the Streptomyces sp. 3214.6 genome encodes:
- the rimI gene encoding ribosomal protein S18-alanine N-acetyltransferase, with protein MRWWDIEPVLELEKDLFPEDAWSRGMFWSDLAHARGPEATRRYVVAVDTTADEERIVGYAGLAAAGDLADVQTIAVARDQQGTGLGGRLLTELLRAATDFECAEVMLECRIDNVRAQKLYERFGFEAIGFRRGYYQPGNVDALVMRLTDPSTSVAGTQGTETNG; from the coding sequence ATGCGCTGGTGGGACATCGAACCCGTGCTGGAACTGGAGAAGGACCTCTTCCCCGAGGACGCCTGGTCGCGGGGCATGTTCTGGTCCGACCTGGCCCATGCCCGCGGCCCCGAGGCGACCCGGCGCTATGTCGTCGCGGTCGACACGACGGCCGACGAGGAGCGGATCGTCGGGTACGCAGGCCTGGCCGCCGCCGGGGACCTGGCCGACGTCCAGACCATCGCCGTCGCCCGCGACCAGCAGGGCACCGGACTCGGCGGGCGGCTGCTGACGGAGCTGCTGCGCGCGGCCACCGACTTCGAGTGCGCCGAGGTCATGCTGGAGTGCCGGATCGACAACGTCCGCGCCCAGAAGCTGTACGAGCGCTTCGGCTTCGAGGCCATCGGCTTCCGGCGCGGCTACTACCAGCCGGGGAACGTGGACGCCCTGGTGATGCGCCTGACCGACCCCTCCACATCCGTGGCCGGAACACAAGGAACCGAGACCAATGGCTGA
- the tsaD gene encoding tRNA (adenosine(37)-N6)-threonylcarbamoyltransferase complex transferase subunit TsaD, producing the protein MADEPLVLGIETSCDETGVGVVRGTTLLADAIASSVDEHARFGGVVPEVASRAHLEAMVPTIDRALKEAGVSAKDLDGIAVTAGPGLAGALLVGVSAAKAYAYALGKPLYGVNHLASHICVDQLEHGALPEPTMALLVSGGHSSLLLSTDITSDVRPMGATIDDAAGEAFDKIARVLNLGFPGGPVIDRYAKEGDPSAIAFPRGLTGPRDPAYDFSFSGLKTSVARWIEARRAAGEDVPVRDVAASFQEAVVDVLTRKAVRACKDEGVDHLMIGGGVAANSRLRVLAQERCEAAGIRLRVPRPKLCTDNGAMVAALGAEMVARGRAASSWDLSADSSLPVTDPHVPGHAHDHDHVHEVGKDNLYS; encoded by the coding sequence ATGGCTGACGAACCCCTCGTACTGGGGATCGAGACCTCCTGCGACGAGACCGGCGTCGGCGTCGTGCGTGGCACCACCCTGCTGGCGGACGCGATCGCCTCCAGCGTCGACGAGCACGCCCGCTTCGGCGGAGTCGTGCCGGAGGTGGCCTCCCGGGCCCATCTGGAGGCGATGGTCCCGACCATCGACCGGGCGCTGAAGGAAGCGGGGGTCAGCGCCAAGGACCTCGACGGCATCGCCGTCACCGCCGGGCCCGGCCTCGCCGGCGCCCTCCTGGTCGGCGTCTCCGCGGCGAAGGCGTACGCGTACGCGCTCGGCAAGCCCCTCTACGGCGTCAACCACCTCGCCTCGCACATCTGCGTGGACCAGCTGGAGCACGGCGCGCTGCCCGAGCCGACGATGGCGCTGCTGGTTTCCGGCGGCCACTCCTCGCTGCTGCTGTCGACCGACATCACCTCCGACGTCCGTCCGATGGGCGCGACCATCGACGACGCGGCGGGCGAGGCCTTCGACAAGATCGCCCGGGTGCTGAACCTGGGCTTCCCGGGCGGCCCGGTCATCGACCGGTACGCCAAGGAGGGCGACCCCTCCGCCATCGCCTTCCCGCGCGGCCTGACCGGTCCGCGCGACCCGGCGTACGACTTCTCCTTCTCCGGGCTGAAGACGTCGGTCGCCCGTTGGATCGAGGCCAGGCGGGCGGCGGGCGAGGACGTTCCGGTGCGGGATGTGGCGGCCTCCTTCCAGGAGGCGGTCGTGGACGTCCTGACCCGCAAGGCCGTACGGGCCTGCAAGGACGAGGGCGTCGACCACCTGATGATCGGCGGCGGTGTGGCCGCCAACTCCCGGCTGCGGGTGCTGGCCCAGGAGCGCTGCGAGGCGGCCGGCATCCGGCTGCGGGTGCCGCGCCCCAAGCTGTGCACGGACAACGGCGCGATGGTGGCGGCCCTGGGCGCGGAGATGGTGGCCCGGGGGCGGGCCGCGTCCAGCTGGGACCTGTCGGCGGACTCGTCGCTGCCGGTGACCGACCCGCACGTTCCCGGTCACGCGCACGACCACGATCATGTGCACGAGGTCGGCAAGGACAACCTCTACTCATGA
- the tsaE gene encoding tRNA (adenosine(37)-N6)-threonylcarbamoyltransferase complex ATPase subunit type 1 TsaE, giving the protein MEAPAAPHNPAEPDPVGNGVEMVVTSPEQMGELGRRLAKLLRAGDLVMLSGELGAGKTTLARGLGEGLGVRGAVTSPTFVIARVHPSLSAGPPLVHVDAYRLGGGLDEMEDLDLDVSLPDSVIVVEWGEGKVEELTDDRLQVRIHRAVGDTTDEVRHVTVTGLGERWASADLNVLTA; this is encoded by the coding sequence ATGGAAGCACCAGCAGCACCGCACAACCCGGCTGAGCCCGACCCGGTCGGCAACGGCGTGGAGATGGTCGTCACCTCCCCTGAGCAGATGGGGGAGTTGGGCCGCCGTCTGGCCAAGCTGTTGCGGGCCGGCGATCTCGTGATGCTCAGCGGAGAGCTCGGCGCGGGCAAGACGACGCTCGCCCGGGGGCTCGGCGAGGGCCTCGGGGTCCGAGGCGCCGTGACCTCCCCGACCTTCGTGATCGCCCGCGTGCACCCCTCCCTCTCGGCGGGGCCGCCGCTCGTCCACGTCGACGCGTATCGCCTGGGCGGCGGGCTCGACGAGATGGAGGACCTCGACCTGGACGTCTCGCTGCCCGACTCGGTGATCGTCGTGGAGTGGGGCGAGGGCAAGGTCGAGGAGCTGACCGACGACCGGCTCCAGGTCCGTATCCACCGGGCCGTCGGAGATACCACCGACGAGGTGCGGCACGTCACCGTCACCGGACTGGGTGAGCGGTGGGCTTCGGCGGACCTGAACGTCCTCACGGCGTGA
- a CDS encoding DNRLRE domain-containing protein, translating to MRHRHRHRYGRPSPTLSRTAVGVLLVLAAQVVLVDQGTGLSFAAGAGATAPTGRTSKKAAGAAQAPDEASAVLTARLQHRRIEVLADRTADSSTYALPNGQLETDAFAGPVRTKVAGVWKTIDTSLSDTGADLTPAVAAAKVAVSDGGDTKLASVSRGKQSFGLGWSGKLPTPSVKDNTASYPLGGGQTLSVSALAQGFSETIRLAQKPAGGAASYRIPMNLDGLKLSQATSGHLLLKDPAGKLVAEAPAPMMWDSSKNKASGESAHQQRVATKIETAANGAQTLVLTPSADFLATATYPVTVDPTTTLAVTTDTWVQNPDYTDSQISSQELKSGTYDAGTDTAHSYLKFDVSKFTGKHITAATMSLYNYYSATCSTAGSPTQARRITSTWSSSSITWGAQPTTTTTGMATNTGHWGYDSTCPANWSNWNLQTIVQAWADGSTNYGLQVRAADETDSTTWRRFRSANYSTTGYAPKLVVTYNSYATTASSAISPSAVNAYNGKRYVTSLTPTLSAKVTDADGGSVKGQFEVTPDPAYADTTYTYTGTSPSVASGSTAKLTIPSASAFPAAKHLRFRVRGYDNTDYGSWSGYTTFALNTGLPTAPTISCDPYAENTWTAQATGGAICTLDTSSADGMGYAWGLDDSATPNRVYDTTDGSGGDPLTITIKPGEDWHKLYAKTVDSGGNLSSTATAYAFGVGAGAGLLTPAAGDTAARRVSLTSTGRTAYTGVTYQYRRGETDAWKSVPLADVTKSSDGSAVSAWPLAVSGGSPAALTWNVTTSLTDDSPIDVRAAFTDGTTTEYSEPHTITVDRNAGTAPSRQVGPGAVNALTGDFTLSATDASGFDLTVSRTASSRRPTAGADTKGRVAIFGPQWNSGTVAEMADSNWSYIRTTSDASVSLVALDGTETGFTKTSSGGWKPEPGAENLTLTLASDTYTLKDADGTTTTFAKVSPTDLTWEVSGTSLPTDDSTTTVFSEEAPGSTSANPLVRPRYVVAPTSAASATTCKATPATAGCRVLEFVYATSTTATSSAFGDFNGQVQQIKEWATSPGASASTATVVAQYSYDNSGRLREEWDPRISPALKTAYAYDSAGRVTTLTPPGELPWTFAYGQAGNAATAGAGMLLSASRPNLTAGTKSTTDGTNATTSVVYDVPLSGTAAPDAMGASDVAAWGQTDVPTDATAVFPADSVPTSNTGGSLSASDYKRATITYTDASGREVDEATPGGHIAATEYDSFGNTVRELTAGNRELALATSGAGQAEQVALSIDQLTPADRAEQLSTTSVFSSDGLRETDEYGPLHEVTLTSALKAGNGGTDLPAGTEVPARQHTVTAYDEGRPTDGTATVSDEITTRAVGAYVAGYPSDADVRTTTTGYDWVKGLPTSTVVDPSGIALKTTTTYDSQGRVTRSTLPKSAGSDAGATVTTYYAATGTGACNGRPEWADLVCTTGPAGAITGGGSNPTALPTKTYQYDRWGNTAQTTETANSVTRTTVGTFDAAGRPTLTSVSGGVGTAVPDVTTSYDSGSGRIASLSSSAGTVTHTYDQLGREISYSDGAGNTTTSAYDALGRVVKTTDSAPSTTTYTYDTAKDPRGLETSRTDSVAGAFAGTYDADGELATQSLPGGYTLTVARDETGAQTSRVYSQDSDGTVVAADTADRSVQGQAVTDVDGNGRTRAHAYTYDAAGRLTRADDTDPSGACTRRDYTFDADSNRTALATETADVGAACTSTGATTTSSTYDSADRLVTSGTVYDAFGRTTAQASGATVGYYADDLVRQQTSGTARQTWTRDAAGRLASWTTESDSSGTWTQTAVRTSHYGADGDSPSWTAEDTGGTVTRNVRGVDGQLDALTGATGSAVLQLSDLHGDVTVQLPLDTTQSALAQSYDEYGNAESDTAAARYGWLGTAQRSADSVTGAVLMGVRLYDPTVGRFLSTDPVLGGNDNAYVYPADPVNQSDLDGRATRKPAALSKKEKEALDNKANGRPYDRKAYNSAKKKLEQAEKYAGSRNGQKNRSQSDSLRVVLKALGLFAFIIAVVVSLVVFWEVDIVAAVLWALS from the coding sequence ATGCGTCATAGACACAGACACAGATACGGGCGGCCGTCGCCGACCCTGAGCCGCACGGCCGTCGGCGTCCTGCTGGTGCTCGCCGCCCAGGTCGTGCTCGTCGACCAGGGCACCGGGCTGTCGTTCGCGGCCGGCGCGGGCGCCACCGCCCCCACCGGTCGTACGTCCAAGAAGGCCGCCGGGGCCGCCCAGGCCCCGGACGAGGCCTCCGCCGTTCTCACGGCCCGCCTCCAGCACCGCAGGATCGAGGTGCTGGCGGACCGTACCGCCGATTCGTCGACGTATGCGTTGCCGAACGGCCAGTTGGAGACGGACGCGTTCGCCGGTCCGGTGCGTACCAAGGTCGCGGGTGTGTGGAAGACCATCGACACCTCGCTGTCCGACACGGGAGCCGACCTGACCCCGGCGGTCGCGGCCGCGAAGGTCGCGGTCTCCGACGGCGGCGACACCAAACTCGCCTCGGTCAGCCGGGGCAAGCAGTCCTTCGGACTGGGCTGGTCCGGCAAGCTGCCGACCCCGTCGGTGAAGGACAACACCGCCTCCTACCCCCTGGGCGGCGGACAGACCCTCTCCGTCAGCGCCCTCGCCCAGGGCTTCTCGGAGACCATCCGCCTCGCCCAGAAGCCCGCCGGCGGTGCGGCCTCGTACCGCATCCCGATGAACCTCGACGGCCTGAAACTGTCCCAGGCCACCTCCGGACACCTGCTCCTGAAGGACCCGGCCGGCAAACTCGTCGCCGAAGCCCCCGCCCCCATGATGTGGGACTCCTCCAAGAACAAGGCCTCCGGCGAGTCCGCCCACCAGCAGCGCGTCGCGACGAAGATCGAGACCGCCGCCAACGGCGCCCAGACCCTCGTCCTCACCCCCAGCGCCGACTTCCTGGCCACCGCCACCTACCCGGTGACCGTCGACCCCACCACCACCCTCGCCGTCACCACCGACACCTGGGTGCAGAACCCCGACTACACCGACTCCCAGATCTCCTCCCAGGAACTCAAGTCGGGCACCTACGACGCCGGCACCGACACCGCGCACTCGTACCTGAAGTTCGACGTCTCCAAGTTCACCGGCAAACACATCACCGCGGCCACCATGTCGCTGTACAACTACTACTCCGCGACCTGCTCCACCGCCGGATCCCCCACCCAGGCCCGCCGCATCACCTCCACCTGGTCCTCCTCCTCCATCACCTGGGGCGCCCAGCCCACAACCACCACCACCGGCATGGCCACCAACACCGGCCACTGGGGCTACGACTCCACCTGCCCCGCCAACTGGTCCAACTGGAACCTCCAGACCATCGTCCAGGCCTGGGCCGACGGCTCCACCAACTACGGCCTCCAAGTCCGCGCCGCCGACGAAACCGACTCCACCACCTGGCGCCGCTTCCGCTCCGCCAACTACTCCACCACCGGCTACGCACCCAAACTCGTCGTCACCTACAACTCGTACGCCACCACCGCCTCGTCGGCGATCTCGCCGTCGGCGGTGAACGCCTACAACGGCAAGCGGTACGTGACCTCCCTGACGCCGACGCTGTCGGCGAAGGTGACGGACGCGGACGGCGGCAGCGTGAAGGGCCAGTTCGAGGTCACGCCGGACCCTGCGTACGCGGACACCACGTACACCTACACCGGCACCTCCCCCTCCGTGGCGTCCGGTTCGACGGCGAAGCTGACCATCCCCTCGGCCTCCGCGTTCCCCGCCGCCAAGCACCTGCGCTTCCGCGTCCGCGGCTACGACAACACCGACTACGGTTCGTGGTCCGGCTACACGACGTTCGCGCTGAACACCGGCCTGCCCACCGCGCCCACCATCAGCTGTGACCCGTACGCGGAGAACACCTGGACGGCGCAGGCCACCGGCGGCGCCATCTGCACCCTGGACACGTCCTCGGCGGACGGCATGGGCTATGCCTGGGGCCTGGACGACTCCGCCACGCCCAACCGGGTCTACGACACCACGGACGGGTCGGGCGGCGATCCCCTGACGATCACGATCAAGCCCGGCGAGGACTGGCACAAGCTGTACGCCAAGACCGTCGACTCCGGCGGGAACCTCTCCTCCACCGCCACGGCCTACGCCTTCGGAGTGGGCGCCGGCGCCGGTCTGCTCACCCCGGCCGCCGGCGACACCGCCGCCCGCCGGGTCAGCCTGACCTCCACCGGCAGGACCGCCTACACCGGCGTCACCTACCAGTACCGGCGCGGCGAGACCGACGCCTGGAAGAGCGTGCCGCTCGCGGACGTCACGAAGTCGTCGGACGGTTCGGCGGTCTCCGCCTGGCCGCTCGCCGTCTCGGGCGGCAGCCCCGCCGCGCTCACCTGGAACGTCACGACGTCCCTGACCGACGACAGCCCGATCGACGTACGGGCCGCCTTCACCGACGGCACGACCACCGAGTACTCCGAGCCGCACACGATCACGGTGGACCGCAACGCGGGCACCGCCCCGAGCCGGCAGGTCGGGCCGGGCGCGGTGAACGCCCTCACCGGTGACTTCACGCTGTCCGCGACCGACGCCTCCGGCTTCGACCTGACGGTGTCGCGCACGGCGTCGTCGCGGCGCCCGACGGCCGGCGCCGACACCAAGGGCCGGGTCGCGATCTTCGGCCCCCAGTGGAACTCCGGCACGGTCGCGGAGATGGCCGACTCGAACTGGTCCTACATCCGCACGACGTCGGACGCGTCCGTGTCCCTGGTCGCCCTGGACGGCACCGAGACCGGGTTCACGAAGACCAGCTCGGGCGGCTGGAAGCCGGAGCCCGGCGCCGAGAACCTGACCCTCACCCTCGCGTCGGACACGTACACGCTCAAGGACGCGGACGGCACGACGACCACGTTCGCCAAGGTGAGCCCGACGGACCTCACCTGGGAGGTGTCCGGCACCTCCCTGCCGACCGACGACTCGACCACGACGGTCTTCTCCGAGGAGGCGCCCGGCAGCACCTCCGCCAACCCGCTGGTCCGCCCGAGGTACGTCGTCGCGCCCACCTCGGCGGCCTCCGCCACCACCTGCAAGGCCACCCCCGCCACCGCCGGCTGCCGCGTGCTGGAGTTCGTCTACGCGACCTCCACCACGGCCACGAGCTCGGCCTTCGGCGACTTCAACGGCCAGGTCCAGCAGATCAAGGAGTGGGCGACCTCCCCGGGCGCCTCGGCCTCCACCGCGACCGTCGTCGCGCAGTACTCCTACGACAACTCGGGCCGGCTGCGCGAGGAGTGGGACCCGCGGATCAGCCCCGCGCTGAAGACGGCGTACGCCTACGACAGCGCGGGCCGCGTCACCACCCTGACCCCGCCCGGTGAGCTGCCGTGGACCTTCGCCTACGGTCAGGCCGGCAACGCGGCCACCGCGGGCGCGGGCATGCTGCTGTCGGCGTCCCGGCCGAACCTGACCGCGGGCACCAAGAGCACGACCGACGGCACGAACGCCACCACCAGCGTGGTCTACGACGTTCCGCTGTCCGGCACCGCCGCGCCCGACGCCATGGGCGCCTCGGACGTGGCGGCCTGGGGGCAGACCGATGTGCCGACCGACGCGACCGCCGTCTTCCCGGCCGACTCGGTCCCGACGTCCAACACCGGCGGCAGCCTGTCGGCGTCCGACTACAAGCGGGCGACGATCACCTACACCGACGCCTCCGGCCGCGAGGTCGACGAGGCCACGCCCGGCGGGCACATCGCCGCCACCGAGTACGACAGCTTCGGCAACACGGTGCGTGAACTGACTGCGGGGAACCGCGAGTTGGCGCTCGCCACCAGCGGTGCCGGCCAGGCCGAGCAGGTGGCGCTGAGCATCGACCAGCTGACCCCGGCCGACCGGGCCGAGCAGCTGTCGACGACCTCGGTGTTCTCCTCCGACGGCCTGCGCGAGACCGACGAGTACGGTCCGCTGCACGAGGTGACCCTCACCTCGGCGCTGAAGGCGGGCAACGGCGGCACCGACCTGCCGGCCGGCACCGAGGTCCCGGCCCGTCAGCACACTGTGACCGCCTACGACGAGGGCCGTCCGACCGACGGCACGGCCACCGTCTCCGACGAGATCACCACCAGGGCGGTGGGCGCGTACGTCGCCGGCTACCCGTCGGACGCGGACGTGCGCACCACGACCACCGGCTACGACTGGGTGAAGGGCCTGCCCACGTCCACGGTCGTCGACCCGAGCGGGATCGCGCTGAAGACGACCACGACGTACGACTCCCAGGGCCGTGTCACCAGGAGCACCCTGCCGAAGTCGGCCGGCTCGGACGCGGGCGCCACCGTGACGACGTACTACGCGGCCACCGGAACCGGCGCCTGCAACGGGCGACCGGAGTGGGCGGACCTCGTCTGCACCACCGGCCCGGCCGGCGCCATCACCGGCGGCGGCTCCAACCCGACCGCCCTGCCCACCAAGACGTACCAGTACGACCGCTGGGGCAACACCGCCCAGACGACGGAGACCGCGAACTCGGTCACCCGGACCACCGTCGGCACCTTCGACGCGGCGGGCCGGCCGACGCTGACCTCCGTCAGCGGCGGCGTGGGCACGGCCGTGCCCGACGTGACGACGTCCTACGACTCGGGCAGCGGCCGGATCGCGTCGCTCTCGTCGAGCGCGGGCACCGTCACCCACACCTACGACCAGCTCGGCAGGGAGATCTCCTACAGCGACGGCGCCGGCAACACGACGACGTCCGCGTACGACGCCCTCGGACGCGTGGTGAAGACAACCGACTCGGCCCCGTCCACCACCACCTACACCTACGACACGGCCAAGGACCCGCGGGGCCTGGAGACCTCCCGCACCGACTCCGTCGCCGGCGCCTTCGCCGGGACCTACGACGCCGACGGCGAGCTGGCCACCCAGTCCCTGCCCGGCGGCTACACCCTGACCGTCGCCCGGGACGAGACGGGCGCGCAGACCTCCCGGGTCTACAGCCAGGACAGCGACGGCACCGTCGTCGCCGCCGACACCGCCGACCGGTCGGTCCAGGGCCAGGCCGTCACGGACGTCGACGGCAACGGCCGGACCCGCGCCCACGCCTACACCTACGACGCGGCCGGACGCCTCACCCGCGCCGACGACACCGACCCCAGCGGCGCCTGCACCCGCCGCGACTACACCTTCGACGCCGACAGCAACCGCACGGCGCTCGCCACCGAGACCGCCGACGTGGGCGCCGCCTGCACCTCGACGGGCGCGACGACCACTTCCTCCACCTACGACAGCGCCGACCGGCTGGTCACCTCCGGCACGGTCTACGACGCGTTCGGCCGCACCACGGCCCAGGCGTCCGGCGCGACCGTCGGCTACTACGCCGACGACCTCGTCCGGCAGCAGACCTCCGGCACCGCCCGGCAGACCTGGACCCGGGACGCGGCCGGCCGCCTCGCCTCCTGGACCACCGAGTCCGACAGCAGCGGCACCTGGACCCAGACCGCGGTCAGGACCAGCCACTACGGCGCCGACGGCGACAGCCCCAGCTGGACCGCGGAGGACACCGGCGGCACGGTCACCCGGAACGTGCGGGGCGTCGACGGCCAACTGGACGCGCTCACCGGCGCCACCGGCTCCGCCGTGCTCCAGCTGAGCGACCTCCACGGCGACGTGACCGTCCAGCTGCCGCTGGACACCACCCAGTCGGCTCTCGCCCAGTCCTACGACGAGTACGGCAACGCCGAGAGCGACACCGCCGCCGCCCGCTACGGCTGGCTCGGCACGGCCCAGCGCTCCGCCGACTCCGTCACCGGGGCCGTCCTGATGGGCGTGCGGCTGTACGACCCCACCGTCGGCCGCTTCCTGTCCACCGACCCCGTCCTCGGCGGCAACGACAACGCCTACGTCTACCCGGCCGACCCGGTCAACCAGTCGGACCTGGACGGGCGGGCGACGAGGAAGCCGGCGGCGCTGAGCAAGAAGGAGAAGGAGGCGCTCGACAACAAGGCCAACGGCCGTCCCTACGACCGCAAGGCGTACAACTCGGCGAAGAAGAAGCTTGAGCAGGCCGAGAAGTACGCGGGCAGCCGCAACGGTCAGAAGAACCGCTCGCAGTCGGACAGCCTGCGGGTGGTACTGAAGGCACTGGGACTGTTCGCCTTCATCATCGCCGTCGTCGTCTCTCTGGTCGTCTTCTGGGAGGTGGACATCGTGGCCGCGGTGCTCTGGGCACTCTCCTGA
- a CDS encoding peptidoglycan-binding domain-containing protein, producing MSEPQGGVCPLCGAPRAADGTPGCACARLASDAHRTARTTEAAAAEDFDPVRIRPFVMLGDDDQGPQQDGPGSETTAAPTVTTSPEPVEPPPSKEPEESEEFEEPEEFEKSAEGGGSEARPDVSDGPRPNRRRLHLPALAGALAAAVTAAGLAAVLLYEAPEREGSSAEGVRAPVPEVTSGAASPAGPTSAQASRTQPSSPTASGSPSPASPTPEAPTRSAVAPSAPSTGTASASPSARVSTPLVLRLGDSGPQVVELQLRLRQIGYYGGAADGEYGRQVESSVRTYQLTRAVLQDESGVYGAATRASLEAETDEP from the coding sequence GTGAGTGAACCGCAGGGTGGCGTCTGCCCGTTGTGCGGCGCGCCCCGGGCCGCGGACGGCACCCCCGGGTGTGCCTGTGCCCGGCTCGCGTCCGACGCCCACCGCACCGCCCGCACCACGGAGGCAGCCGCCGCCGAGGACTTCGATCCGGTGCGGATCCGCCCGTTCGTCATGCTCGGCGACGACGACCAGGGTCCACAGCAGGACGGCCCCGGGTCCGAGACCACGGCCGCGCCCACCGTGACGACTTCGCCGGAGCCGGTGGAGCCGCCACCCTCCAAAGAGCCCGAAGAGTCCGAAGAGTTCGAAGAGCCCGAAGAGTTCGAAAAGAGTGCGGAAGGCGGCGGGTCCGAGGCCCGGCCGGACGTCTCCGACGGGCCTCGCCCGAACCGGCGCCGCTTACACCTGCCGGCTCTCGCGGGCGCCCTCGCTGCCGCCGTCACCGCGGCCGGGCTCGCCGCGGTCCTCCTGTACGAGGCCCCCGAACGGGAAGGCTCGTCGGCCGAGGGTGTCCGGGCGCCGGTGCCCGAGGTGACGTCCGGGGCCGCCTCGCCGGCCGGACCGACGTCCGCGCAGGCCTCACGGACACAGCCGTCGTCACCGACCGCCTCCGGCTCCCCCAGCCCGGCCTCCCCGACGCCGGAAGCCCCCACCCGCTCCGCCGTCGCACCCTCGGCCCCGTCCACCGGCACTGCCTCCGCCAGCCCCAGCGCGAGGGTCTCCACACCCCTGGTCCTGCGCCTCGGGGACTCCGGCCCCCAGGTCGTCGAGCTCCAGCTGCGCCTGCGTCAGATCGGTTACTACGGCGGTGCGGCCGACGGCGAGTACGGCCGTCAGGTCGAGAGCTCGGTGCGCACGTACCAGCTCACCCGAGCCGTCCTCCAGGACGAGTCCGGGGTCTACGGCGCAGCGACCCGGGCCTCGCTCGAAGCGGAGACGGACGAGCCCTGA
- the tsaB gene encoding tRNA (adenosine(37)-N6)-threonylcarbamoyltransferase complex dimerization subunit type 1 TsaB, producing the protein MLLLALDTATPAVTVALHDGTDVVASSSQVDARRHGELLLPAVDRLLAGAGLRLDAVTAIVVGVGPGPYTGLRVGLMTADTFGLALGVPVYGLCTLDGLAYASDLQGPFVVATDARRKEVYWARYADSRTRVSGPAVDRPADIAEQVAGLPAVGAGALLYPDTFPNAHEPEHVSAAALASLAAEKLAAGEELPAPRPLYLRRPDAQVPKNYKVVTPK; encoded by the coding sequence GTGCTCTTGCTCGCTCTCGATACCGCCACCCCCGCCGTCACCGTCGCGCTGCACGACGGCACGGACGTCGTCGCCTCCTCGAGTCAGGTGGACGCCCGCCGGCACGGCGAGCTGCTGCTGCCGGCCGTCGACCGGCTGCTCGCCGGGGCCGGGCTCAGACTCGACGCCGTCACCGCGATCGTCGTCGGCGTCGGCCCCGGCCCCTACACCGGGCTGCGGGTCGGTCTGATGACCGCCGACACCTTCGGGCTCGCGCTCGGCGTCCCCGTGTACGGCCTGTGCACGCTCGACGGCCTCGCGTATGCCTCCGACCTCCAAGGACCCTTCGTGGTGGCGACCGACGCCCGACGCAAGGAGGTCTACTGGGCGCGCTACGCCGACTCCCGGACCCGGGTCTCGGGCCCCGCCGTGGACCGGCCCGCCGACATCGCCGAGCAGGTGGCCGGGCTGCCCGCCGTCGGCGCGGGCGCGCTGCTGTACCCGGACACGTTCCCGAACGCGCACGAGCCCGAGCATGTGTCCGCCGCGGCGCTCGCGAGCCTGGCCGCTGAGAAACTGGCCGCCGGCGAGGAGCTCCCGGCGCCGCGCCCGCTGTATCTGCGGCGGCCGGACGCCCAGGTGCCGAAGAACTACAAGGTGGTCACCCCCAAGTGA